In Labrus mixtus chromosome 3, fLabMix1.1, whole genome shotgun sequence, a single window of DNA contains:
- the dpt gene encoding dermatopontin, with product MIPALVLLASLLSAVGAQSQDHHDMGWVNGYRQSFNFQCPHGEVLVAARSYYSEEHGMDRMWSFECQPTPEGLGQPSDCWWDDISRAGMEWTSTCTRNGLVAGVQSKYFESLLDREWQFYCCYYKRRCPYSCMKTNDIPEHHREEAEMIVPSYGYFVRGAQTTFSGVLRDRQWKYILCRWTDFDCDFENL from the exons ATGATTCCTGCTCTGGTGCTGTTGGCGTCTCTGCTGTCCGCAGTGGGGGCTCAGTCTCAGGACCACCACGACATGGGCTGGGTCAACGGGTACCGGCAGAGCTTCAACTTCCAGTGTCCCCATGGAGAGGTCCTCGTGGCTGCCAGGAGCTACTACAGCGAGGAGCATGGCATGGACCGCATGTGGTCATTTGAGTGTCAGCCCACACCTGAGGGTCTGGGGCAGCCGAGTGACTGCTGGTGGGACGACATCAGCCGAGCTGGGATGGAGTG GACTTCAACTTGCACTCGAAACGGGCTGGTAGCAGGTGTACAAAGCAAGTACTTTGAATCTCTCCTGGACCGGGAATGGCAGTTTTACTGCTGCTACTACAAACGCCGCTGTCCCTACTCCTGCAT GAAAACCAATGACATTCCTGAACACCACAGAGAAGAGGCAGAGATGATTGTCCCCAGCTATGGATACTTCGTCCGAGGTGCCCAGACAACTTTCAGTGGAGTGCTAAG agaTCGACAGTGGAAGTACATCCTGTGCAGGTGGACAGACTTTGATTGTGATTTTGAAAATTTGTAG